One stretch of Carcharodon carcharias isolate sCarCar2 chromosome 20, sCarCar2.pri, whole genome shotgun sequence DNA includes these proteins:
- the snw1 gene encoding SNW domain-containing protein 1: MALTSFLPAPTQLSQDQLEAEEKARSQRIRQTALVASRREPPPYGHRKGWVPRSLEDFGDGGAFPEVHMAQFPLEMGRKKKTSNALAIQVDAEGKIKFDAIARQGQSKDKVIYSKFTDLIPKEIINEDDPELQRPDEESIKELTEKTRSALEKQVSQKVAAAMPVRAAEKLAPAQYIRYTPSQQGVAFNSGAKQRVIRMVEMQKDPMEPPRFKINKKIPRGPPSPPAPVMHSPSRKMTVKEQQEWKIPPCISNWKNAKGYTIPLDKRLAADGRGLQTVHINENFAKLAEALYIADRKAREAVEMRAQVERKMAQKEKEKKEEKLRELAQIARERRAGIKTHIEKEENETRERDEIRHERRKERQHDRNLARAAPDKRSKLQRDQDRDISELIALGVPNQRASTEIQYDQRLFNQNKGMDSGFAGGEDELYNVYDQPWRAGKDMAQNVYRPTKNADKDTYGDDLDTLMKNSRFVPDREFSGTDRRQRREGPVQFERDEEDPFGLDKFLEEAKQHGGSKRPESGRSKEYEHEGKKRRKE, encoded by the exons ATGGCGCTGACGAg TTTTCTGCCTGCACCAACCCAGCTGTCCCAGGACCAGCTGGAAGCTGAGGAAAAAGCTCGCTCCCAACGAATTCGACAGACGGCATTAGTGGCATCGCGGAGAGAACCTCCACCATATGGACACAGAAAAGGATGGGTTCCTCGCTCCTTGGAG GATTTTGGCGATGGAGGTGCATTCCCAGAGGTCCACATGGCACAATTCCCATTGGAAATGGGTCGTAAGAAAAAGACGTCCAATGCACTGGCGATTCAAGTGGATGCAGAGGGAAAGATCAAATTTGACGCTATTGCTAGGCAGGGGCAGTCAAAAGACAAG GTGATCTACAGCAAGTTTACAGACCTAATTCCTAAAGAGATCATCAATGAAGATGATCCAGAGCTGCAGAGACCTGATGAAGAAAGTATAAAGGAG TTGACCGAAAAGACACGCTCAGCTCTTGAAAAACAAGTTTCACAGAAGGTTGCGGCAGCTATGCCTGTTCGGGCAGCTGAGAAACTAGCCCCTGCACAGTACATCAG ATACACTCCTTCTCAACAAGGTGTCGCTTTCAACTCGGGGGCTAAACAGAGAGTTATTAGGATGGTGGAAATGCAAAAGGACCCAATGGAACCACCTCGATTCAA AATTAATAAGAAGATTCCTCGAGGTCCCCCATCGCCTCCCGCACCTGTCATGCACTCACCGAGCAGAAAG ATGACTGTAAAAGAACAGCAAGAGTGGAAGATTCCTCCATGCATATCAAATTGGAAGAACGCAAAG GGTTACACGATTCCGTTGGACAAGCGTCTTGCTGCCGATGGCAGAGGACTTCAAACAGTTCACATCAATGAGAACTTTGCTAAGCTTGCAGAGGCTCTCTACATTGCAGACAGAAAG GCTCGTGAAGCTGTAGAGATGCGAGCGCAAGTTGAAAGGAAAATGGCTCagaaggagaaagagaagaaGGAAGAGAAGCTCCGAGAATTGGCTCAGAttgccagggagaggagagcTGGTATCAAGACTCACATAGAGAAAG agGAAAATGAAACCAGAGAGCGGGATGAAATTCGACACGAAAGAAGAAAAGAACGACAGCATGACCGTAATCTTGCCCGGGCAGCCCCGGATAAGAG GTCCAAGCTGCAAAGGGATCAGGACCGAGACATCAGCGAATTGATTGCCTTGGGTGTACCAAATCAACGTGCATCAACTGAAATACAGTATGACCAAAGACTTTTTAACCAGAATAAG GGGATGGACAGTGGCTTCGCAGGAGGTGAGGATGAGCTTTACAATGTTTACGATCAGCCCTGGAGAGCTGGCAAAGATATGGCCCAAAACGTGTACAGACCAACCAAGAACGCCGATAAAGACACTTATGGTGATGATTTGGACACACTTATGAAAAATAGTCG GTTTGTCCCCGACCGAGAATTCTCTGGCACAGACCGCAGGCAGCGTCGTGAAGGCCCTGTTCAATTCGAGAGAGATGAAGAAGATCCCTTTGGTCTGGACAAGTTCTTAGAGGAAGCCAAGCAACACGGTGGTTCAAAGAGGCCTGAAAGTGGCCGTTCAAAAGAATATGAGCATGAGGGAAAGAAGCGACGAAAGGAATAG